The Minwuia thermotolerans genome contains the following window.
CCTCAGATCATGATGCCGGTAGGTGCAACTCTGCTGGCGATCGTTTTGGCTGCCCGCCTGGCCGACACGGTCATTGTAGCCCTCGACGCGACACGCAGGGAGCGATAGCGACATGTCGCTGATCGTCCTCTTTGGTGTATTCTTGGCGCTATTGATCGCCGGAACCGCGATCCCTTTTGCCATCGGCATTGCCGCGCTGATCTCACTCTACATGCAGGGCGGCTTGATGTCGTTCAATGCCCTCGGCCTGATCAGCTGGGGCAGCATGGACAATTTCTCGCTGACGGCCGTGCCGCTGTTCGTACTCATGGCAGAGATCGTCATGCAAAGCGGCCTCAGCCATCGAGTCTATCGCGGGATGTACACGCTCGTGCGTCATCTGCCGGGCGGCCTGTTGCAGACCAACATCGCCGGCTGCGGCGTCTTCGCGGCGATCAGCGGCTCCAGCGTGGCGACCGCTGCGGCGATAAGCGCGGTGGCGCTGCCACATCTGAAGGAGCGTGGCTACAATCAACGGCTCGCACTCGGCACGCTGGCTGCCGGGGGCACGCTCGGCATCCTGATTCCGCCAAGTGTCGCCATGATCATCTATGGCACCTTCACCCAGACTTCGATTGCGAAGCTGTTCATTGCCGGCGTCATCCCCGGCATCGTGCTGGTGCTGCTGTTCATGGTCTATGTGGCGCTTTTGGCATGGATCCGTCCGCAGTGGGTGCGCGAGGCAGCTGCGGCGCAGACAACCACCGTCAAGCCTGAAGAAGAGTCGGCGGAGCTCGACATGGGCAGTGGCAGCATGCTCGGCGCCGCGAACGATCTTCTGCCCTTCGCCATTCTTATCGCTTTCGTTGTCGGCTCGCTCTACTTCGGGTGGGCGACGCCGACCGAGGCTGGCGCCATTGGCGCCGTGGGCGCGACCGTGATCGCATATATCTGGTCCCCGCACGGCTTTCGCTCGCTGTGGCCGGCGTTGGTCTCAAGTGCCCAGATCACCGGCGCGGTCCTGTTCATCGTCTACGCTGCGTTCTTGTTCTCCTACGCCATCAACCTGTCAGGTTTCCCCGGCGAGGCGGCAACCTGGTTGGTCGGGCAGGAACTCAGCCGTCTGGAGTTCCTGATCGCGCTGTTCGTCCTCTACATCATCATGGGCTGCATCATGGACAGCCTGGCAATGATCGTAATTACGATTCCACTCTTGCAACCGGTGCTGATGGCGTACGGGATCGATCTCATTTGGTTTGGCGTCGCTCTGGTGCTGCTCATCGAGTTGGGGCTGATCACGCCGCCGCTCGGACTGAACCTGTTCGTTCTTCAGAGCATCTCCAAGGGCAAGCTATCGGATGTCATCTGGGGCACGGCGCCGTTTTGCGTGATTGTCCTGATCATGCTGGCATTGCTGACCGTTTGGCCCGACCTTGCCCTTTATCTGCCATCAACGTTGGAATGACCTGTCGATACGATCGGATGGGAGATGTACATCGATGGAAAATGATCTGCCCGACTACGATGCCCTGCCATTGATCGAGCGGATCGGCATGCGTCACGCTTGGGACGTGTTCGGTCGCGACGATCAACTTGGCACGATCAATCTGCTCACGCCTGATCGCGTACTTGCTGCAATCAAGACTGTCGAGCGCGGTGAGACAATCAATCTGTCGCTGCCCCTGACCGAGCCCGACCCGCCCCTTTATGGCCGCAGGCGACTGCAGCACGAGGTCTTTTCCATCGATCGCAACAACCTGGACGACCGCATGGACTCGTTCTATCCGCAGGCCTCGAGTCAATGGGACGGCCTGCGGCATGTTCGGGCCCGGGAGTTCGGATATTACGGCGGCATGACAGAGACACCGGAGGCCGGCGGCGGCCACCTCGGTATAGAACGATGGGCCGAGCATGGCATGTTTGGCCGCGGGGTGTTGCTGGACATCGCGGGATACTTCGAAGGCTTGGGGGAGCCGCTCGATCCGCTCGAGCCGCGCCCGATAACCGCAGACGATCTTCGTGCCACGGCCGCCGGCCAGAACGTCCGGATCGAAACAGGGGACATCCTGTGCCTGCATTTCGGCTGGGTCGAGGGCTATCGCGCAATGGATCATCCCGGGCGCGAGCGCTACGCCCACGCCCCGTCCTTCCCCGGTCTCGAGGGCTCCGAAGCGATGGCTCGGCTGCTGTGGAATTGGCATGTGGCTGCGCTCGCATGCGACAACCCGGCGGTGGAGATGATGCCGGGCGATCCGCAGGTCGGATCTTTGCATCGGCGGATTCTACCGCTGCTTGGCTTCTGCCTGGGGGAGATGCTCGACTTTTCGCTCCTCACGACCGAGCTGCGTGCCGCAGGCCGATGGACGTTCATGTTTGGGGCTGTCCCACTGAACCTGCCGG
Protein-coding sequences here:
- a CDS encoding TRAP transporter large permease produces the protein MSLIVLFGVFLALLIAGTAIPFAIGIAALISLYMQGGLMSFNALGLISWGSMDNFSLTAVPLFVLMAEIVMQSGLSHRVYRGMYTLVRHLPGGLLQTNIAGCGVFAAISGSSVATAAAISAVALPHLKERGYNQRLALGTLAAGGTLGILIPPSVAMIIYGTFTQTSIAKLFIAGVIPGIVLVLLFMVYVALLAWIRPQWVREAAAAQTTTVKPEEESAELDMGSGSMLGAANDLLPFAILIAFVVGSLYFGWATPTEAGAIGAVGATVIAYIWSPHGFRSLWPALVSSAQITGAVLFIVYAAFLFSYAINLSGFPGEAATWLVGQELSRLEFLIALFVLYIIMGCIMDSLAMIVITIPLLQPVLMAYGIDLIWFGVALVLLIELGLITPPLGLNLFVLQSISKGKLSDVIWGTAPFCVIVLIMLALLTVWPDLALYLPSTLE
- a CDS encoding cyclase family protein — encoded protein: MENDLPDYDALPLIERIGMRHAWDVFGRDDQLGTINLLTPDRVLAAIKTVERGETINLSLPLTEPDPPLYGRRRLQHEVFSIDRNNLDDRMDSFYPQASSQWDGLRHVRAREFGYYGGMTETPEAGGGHLGIERWAEHGMFGRGVLLDIAGYFEGLGEPLDPLEPRPITADDLRATAAGQNVRIETGDILCLHFGWVEGYRAMDHPGRERYAHAPSFPGLEGSEAMARLLWNWHVAALACDNPAVEMMPGDPQVGSLHRRILPLLGFCLGEMLDFSLLTTELRAAGRWTFMFGAVPLNLPGGVGSPANAVAIL